A region of Arabidopsis thaliana chromosome 5, partial sequence DNA encodes the following proteins:
- a CDS encoding HXXXD-type acyl-transferase family protein (HXXXD-type acyl-transferase family protein; FUNCTIONS IN: transferase activity, transferring acyl groups other than amino-acyl groups, transferase activity; INVOLVED IN: biological_process unknown; LOCATED IN: cellular_component unknown; EXPRESSED IN: 21 plant structures; EXPRESSED DURING: 12 growth stages; CONTAINS InterPro DOMAIN/s: Transferase (InterPro:IPR003480); BEST Arabidopsis thaliana protein match is: HXXXD-type acyl-transferase family protein (TAIR:AT4G29250.1); Has 524 Blast hits to 524 proteins in 51 species: Archae - 0; Bacteria - 2; Metazoa - 0; Fungi - 2; Plants - 520; Viruses - 0; Other Eukaryotes - 0 (source: NCBI BLink).), whose translation METKIPKSMIAGVQTVMPVEVTQHREIRSVSVVDPVGVGIFRRTVNIVTYYKEAGDSGGERGWLVAGWIKESLGRALTEQPMLSGRLRRRKTAGNDGLELVANDSGVRMVEAKFPASLPEFLEMAKRDKSRAEAETVFWKDIDEDEPQYSPLFYVQVTNFESGGYSIGISCSILIADLFLETGFLTKWAQIQSSLAQTTLKPVFHLPSLKQDFGNFLTEFFRSASVLDRGEPIAFRAKTCLKISPACIVTSKRTSGDVFLFIKEQSSGENSTGCDGTKVEIHSSDEVIKGCDCGRDSEETNDGVLDKSLSFGERLEVTSCWVGCVSKGVVFVFPSTFGDAKSLAKFIVALPKE comes from the exons ATGGAAACCAAAATCCCTAAGTCAATGATCGCCGGAGTACAGACTGTCATGCCGGTGGAAGTGACGCAACACCGGGAAATCCGCTCCGTATCCGTCGTAGATCCCGTCGGAGTAGGAATATTCCGGCGAACGGTTAACATAGTTACGTATTACAAAGAAGCAGGTGATAGTGGTGGTGAGAGAGGGTGGTTAGTCGCCGGGTGGATCAAGGAATCTTTAGGGAGAGCCTTGACGGAGCAGCCGATGCTTTCCGGTAGGCTACGGAGGAGGAAGACGGCGGGGAATGATGGTTTGGAGTTAGTGGCCAATGATAGTGGTGTGAGGATGGTGGAGGCTAAGTTTCCGGCGAGTCTGCCGGAGTTTCTTGAAATGGCGAAGAGAGACAAAAGCAGAGCTGAAGCAGAGACTGTTTTCTGGAAAGacattgatgaagatgaaccTCAATACTCTCCATTGTTCTATGTTCAG GTGACTAATTTTGAGAGTGGTGGGTACTCAATTGGGATAAGCTGCAGCATCCTAATAGCTGATCTCTTCCTTGAGACAGGTTTCTTAACCAAATGGGCTCAAATCCAAAGCTCTTTAGCTCAAACCACACTCAAACCAGTATTCCACCTCCCTTCTCTCAAGCAAGACTTTGGTAATTTCCTCACTGAATTTTTTAGGTCAGCCTCGGTTCTCGACCGCGGCGAACCTATTGCTTTTCGGGCCAAAACATGCCTGAAAATATCACCAGCCTGCATTGTAACTAGCAAAAGAACGAGTGGGgatgttttcttattcatcAAGGAACAAAGCAGTGGCGAAAATAGTACTGGATGTGATGGTACGAAGGTAGAGATACATTCGAGTGATGAAGTGATTAAGGGTTGCGATTGCGGTCGTGATTCAGAGGAGACAAATGATGGAGTACTTGATAAGAGTTTATCGTTTGGGGAAAGACTTGAAGTTACTTCATGTTGGGTTGGGTGTGTCTCAAAAGGGGTAGTATTTGTTTTCCCATCTACTTTTGGGGATGCCAAGTCGCTAGCCAAATTTATTGTTGCACTGCCAAAAGAGTAA